From Mycolicibacterium cosmeticum, a single genomic window includes:
- a CDS encoding M16 family metallopeptidase produces MPRPLTRSSGLRRGSGGAQTSEAVRTTTLPGGLRVVTEYIPSVHSASVGVWVGVGSRDEGPSVAGAAHFLEHLLFKSTPTRSAVDIAQSVDAVGGELNAFTAREHTCYYAHVLDTDVELAVDLVADVVLRGRCAPEDVEVERDVVLEEIAMRDDDPEDTLGDVFLTAMFGDHPVGRPVIGSTESIEAMTRAQLHSFHVRRYTPERMVLAVAGNIDHKHVVALAREYFGPHLVAGRSPQPHRKGTGRVPGRPGLLLVNRDSEQSHVLAGVRTPGRYWEHRWALSVLNNAIGGGLSSRLFQQIRETRGLAYSVYSTIDMFSDAGALSVYAGCLPERFDEVVRLATDVLAEVARDGITEAECRIAKGSLRGGLVLGLEDSGSRMHRMGRSELNYGAHRTIAQTLAQIDAVTLDEVNAVARKLLTKPLGAAVLGPHKSKRSLPQRLRNIAG; encoded by the coding sequence ATGCCGCGACCGCTGACGCGTAGTTCGGGATTGCGTCGCGGTTCCGGCGGCGCGCAAACCTCCGAGGCAGTGCGGACCACCACGCTGCCCGGAGGGTTGCGGGTGGTCACCGAGTACATCCCGTCGGTGCATTCGGCATCGGTCGGGGTGTGGGTCGGGGTCGGATCCCGTGACGAGGGCCCGTCGGTGGCCGGCGCCGCGCACTTCCTGGAGCATCTGCTGTTCAAGTCGACGCCGACGCGCTCGGCGGTCGACATCGCGCAGTCGGTGGACGCGGTGGGCGGCGAGCTCAACGCGTTCACCGCGCGCGAGCACACCTGCTACTACGCGCATGTGCTGGACACCGACGTGGAACTCGCGGTCGACCTGGTGGCCGATGTCGTGCTGCGCGGCCGCTGCGCCCCCGAGGACGTCGAGGTGGAACGCGACGTGGTGCTCGAAGAGATCGCCATGCGTGACGACGATCCGGAAGACACCCTCGGCGACGTGTTCCTCACCGCCATGTTCGGCGATCACCCGGTCGGCCGTCCGGTGATCGGCAGCACGGAGTCCATCGAGGCGATGACCCGTGCGCAGCTGCATTCCTTCCACGTCCGCAGGTACACGCCCGAACGCATGGTGCTCGCCGTGGCCGGCAACATCGATCACAAGCACGTGGTCGCGCTGGCCCGGGAGTACTTCGGCCCGCACCTGGTGGCCGGGCGCAGCCCGCAGCCGCACCGCAAGGGCACCGGTCGCGTCCCCGGACGGCCGGGTCTGCTGCTGGTCAACCGGGACTCGGAGCAGAGCCACGTGCTGGCCGGTGTGCGTACCCCGGGGCGGTACTGGGAACACCGCTGGGCGTTGTCGGTGCTGAACAACGCGATCGGCGGGGGACTGAGTTCCCGCCTGTTCCAACAGATCCGGGAAACCCGGGGGCTGGCGTACTCGGTGTACTCGACCATCGACATGTTCTCCGACGCCGGTGCGCTGTCGGTGTACGCCGGGTGCCTGCCGGAGCGTTTCGACGAGGTGGTGCGGCTGGCCACCGATGTGCTCGCCGAGGTGGCCCGCGACGGTATCACCGAGGCCGAATGCCGGATCGCCAAGGGCTCGCTGCGCGGCGGATTGGTACTGGGCCTGGAGGATTCGGGCTCACGGATGCACCGGATGGGCCGCAGTGAACTCAACTACGGTGCGCATCGCACCATCGCCCAGACCCTGGCGCAGATCGACGCGGTGACCCTGGACGAGGTCAACGCGGTGGCGCGCAAGCTGCTGACCAAACCGCTGGGTGCCGCGGTGCTGGGTCCGCACAAGTCGAAACGCTCGCTGCCGCAACGTCTCCGGAATATCGCCGGCTGA
- the bla gene encoding class A beta-lactamase: MRLSRRSALIGGLTFAAAVCTSAPVHADPGTPLDQRIAALERRHGAKIGLSAVDLDGPGAVSHRADESFAMCSTFKAYAAGRILRGVERGEFPLDATEYVDPAAVVANSPRTGPRAGTEMTLADLCQAALQVSDNTAANLLLKRLGGPPAITAFARSIGDERSRLDRWETELNSAVPGDPRDTSTPAALAGGYRALLTGDALAPPQRSLLEQWMRANETSSMRAGLPQGWTTADKTGSGDYGSTNDVGVAYGPDGRRVLLAIMTRSAADDPKAAGLRPLIGELVGLVLPYLLDPNHP; encoded by the coding sequence ATGCGACTGTCGCGACGTAGCGCTCTCATCGGTGGCCTGACCTTCGCCGCGGCCGTGTGCACCAGTGCGCCGGTGCACGCCGACCCCGGAACCCCGCTCGATCAGCGGATCGCGGCGTTGGAGCGTCGCCACGGTGCCAAAATCGGGTTGTCGGCGGTGGATCTGGACGGGCCGGGCGCGGTGTCGCACCGCGCCGACGAGTCCTTCGCCATGTGTTCGACGTTCAAGGCCTACGCGGCCGGCCGGATATTGCGGGGTGTCGAACGCGGTGAATTCCCGCTGGACGCAACCGAATACGTCGATCCGGCCGCGGTGGTCGCGAACTCACCGCGGACCGGGCCGCGAGCGGGCACCGAGATGACGCTTGCCGACCTGTGCCAGGCGGCGCTGCAGGTCAGCGACAACACGGCGGCGAATCTGTTGCTCAAGCGGCTCGGCGGTCCGCCGGCGATCACCGCGTTCGCCCGCAGCATCGGGGATGAGCGTAGCCGGTTGGACCGCTGGGAGACCGAACTCAACTCGGCCGTTCCCGGTGATCCCCGGGACACCAGCACCCCCGCCGCGCTGGCCGGTGGGTACCGCGCGCTGCTCACCGGTGATGCGTTGGCACCGCCGCAGCGGTCGCTGCTGGAACAGTGGATGCGGGCCAACGAGACGTCGAGCATGCGGGCCGGCCTGCCCCAGGGGTGGACCACGGCGGACAAGACCGGCAGCGGCGACTATGGCAGTACCAACGATGTCGGCGTCGCCTACGGGCCCGACGGCCGGCGGGTGCTACTGGCGATCATGACGCGCTCGGCCGCCGACGATCCGAAAGCCGCCGGGCTGCGTCCGCTGATCGGCGAGCTCGTCGGCCTGGTGTTGCCGTACCTGCTGGACCCGAACCACCCGTGA
- the ald gene encoding alanine dehydrogenase, giving the protein MRVGIPTEIKNNEFRVAITPAGVAELTRRGHDVLIQAGAGEGSALSDSDYKAVGAQIVATADQVWAEADLLLKVKEPIEAEYARLRKGQTLFTYLHLAASKPCTDALLASGTTSIAYETVQTAEGALPLLAPMSEVAGRLSAQVGAYHLMRTQGGRGVLMGGVPGVAPAKVVVIGGGMAGDNAAAVAWGMGAHVTVFDLNVNTLRKIDAEYGGAIETRYSSSLDLEEAVKQADLVIGAVLVPGAKAPKLVTNATVAQMKSGAVLVDIAIDQGGCFEDSRPTTHDDPTFAVHDTVFYCVANMPGAVPRTSTYALTNATMPYVLKLADKGWRAACAADTALAKGLSTHEGALLNEHVAHDLDLPFTDPATVLA; this is encoded by the coding sequence ATGCGCGTCGGCATCCCGACCGAAATCAAGAACAACGAGTTCCGCGTCGCCATCACCCCCGCGGGTGTGGCCGAACTGACCCGCCGCGGTCACGACGTGCTGATCCAGGCCGGCGCCGGCGAGGGCTCGGCGCTGTCGGACAGCGATTACAAGGCCGTCGGCGCCCAGATCGTGGCGACCGCCGACCAGGTGTGGGCCGAGGCCGATCTGCTGCTCAAGGTCAAGGAGCCCATCGAGGCCGAATACGCCCGCCTGCGCAAGGGCCAGACCCTGTTCACGTACCTGCACCTGGCCGCGTCCAAGCCGTGCACCGATGCACTGCTCGCCTCGGGCACCACCTCGATCGCGTACGAGACGGTGCAGACCGCCGAGGGAGCACTGCCGCTGCTGGCCCCGATGAGTGAGGTCGCGGGCCGGCTGTCCGCCCAGGTCGGCGCCTACCATCTGATGCGCACCCAGGGCGGCCGCGGCGTCCTGATGGGCGGCGTGCCCGGTGTCGCCCCGGCCAAGGTCGTCGTCATCGGCGGCGGCATGGCCGGCGACAACGCTGCCGCCGTCGCCTGGGGCATGGGCGCCCATGTCACGGTGTTCGACCTGAACGTCAACACCCTGCGCAAGATCGACGCCGAGTACGGCGGCGCCATCGAGACCCGTTACTCGTCCAGCCTGGACCTGGAAGAGGCCGTCAAGCAGGCCGACCTGGTGATCGGTGCGGTGCTGGTGCCCGGCGCCAAGGCACCCAAGCTTGTCACCAATGCGACTGTGGCACAGATGAAGTCCGGCGCGGTGCTGGTCGACATCGCGATCGACCAGGGGGGCTGCTTCGAGGATTCGCGGCCCACCACGCACGACGACCCCACCTTCGCCGTGCACGACACCGTCTTCTACTGTGTCGCCAACATGCCCGGCGCGGTGCCGCGCACGTCGACCTACGCGCTGACCAACGCGACCATGCCGTACGTGCTCAAGCTGGCCGACAAGGGCTGGCGGGCAGCCTGTGCCGCCGACACCGCACTGGCCAAGGGCCTGTCCACCCACGAGGGCGCACTGCTCAACGAGCACGTCGCCCACGACCTCGACCTGCCGTTCACCGATCCGGCGACCGTGCTGGCCTGA
- a CDS encoding HTH-type transcriptional regulator AldR produces MREQSPSARARLAPGPKDVRPAELDDIDRRMLLALHADARISNSALAEIVGIAPSTCHGRLRRLQEIGVIRGFYTDIDPAAVGLTMQAMISVSLQSHARGRIRDFIAQIRKRPQVMDVYFLAGGDDFILHVAARDTEDLRSFVVENLNADADVAGTQTSLIFEHLRGASPL; encoded by the coding sequence ATGCGTGAACAATCACCGTCGGCGCGCGCGCGTCTGGCTCCCGGGCCGAAGGATGTTCGGCCCGCCGAGCTCGACGACATCGACCGGCGGATGCTGCTGGCCCTGCATGCCGATGCCCGCATCTCCAACAGCGCGCTGGCCGAGATCGTGGGCATCGCCCCCTCCACCTGTCACGGCCGGCTGCGCCGGCTCCAGGAGATCGGGGTGATCCGCGGTTTCTACACCGATATCGACCCGGCCGCGGTGGGGCTGACCATGCAGGCCATGATCTCGGTGAGCCTGCAATCGCACGCACGCGGGCGCATCCGCGACTTCATCGCCCAGATCCGCAAGCGGCCCCAGGTGATGGACGTGTACTTCCTGGCCGGCGGTGACGACTTCATCCTGCACGTCGCCGCTCGCGACACCGAGGACCTGCGGTCGTTCGTGGTGGAGAACCTCAACGCCGACGCCGACGTGGCCGGCACGCAGACCTCGCTGATCTTCGAGCACCTGCGCGGTGCCTCGCCGCTCTAG
- a CDS encoding NAD-dependent epimerase/dehydratase family protein, which yields MRGAKILITGPTGQVAAPLAISLAAENEVWGIARFTDAAARENLERAGVRCVPVNLAAGDFSGVPADFDYVLNLAVAKSGRWDKDLAANAESVGLLMAHCADAKAFLHCSSAAVYDPPDDDPRTESAALGDNHKSMLPTYSISKIAGEVVARTMSRALGVPTVIARLNVPYGDNGGWPFYHMEMMRTGIPIPVPPGGPAYYNPIHQDDILAMLPRMLAAASVPATTVNWCGDQTVSLQQWCTFIGELVGSEPVFDVSEQALRGGPTDTTLMRELVGTTAVDWRDGIRRMVAAFHPELVSR from the coding sequence ATGCGTGGCGCGAAGATCCTCATCACCGGACCGACCGGACAGGTCGCCGCACCGCTGGCGATATCGCTGGCCGCCGAGAACGAGGTGTGGGGCATCGCCCGGTTCACCGACGCCGCGGCCCGGGAGAACCTGGAGCGGGCCGGGGTTCGCTGCGTGCCGGTGAATCTGGCCGCGGGCGACTTCAGCGGTGTGCCCGCGGATTTCGACTACGTCCTCAATCTGGCGGTCGCCAAGAGCGGACGCTGGGACAAAGATCTGGCGGCCAACGCCGAATCGGTGGGCCTGCTGATGGCGCACTGCGCCGATGCGAAGGCGTTCCTGCACTGTTCGTCGGCCGCGGTCTACGATCCGCCCGACGACGACCCCCGCACCGAGTCGGCCGCGCTCGGCGACAACCACAAGTCGATGCTGCCGACCTACTCCATCTCCAAGATCGCCGGCGAGGTGGTGGCGCGGACCATGTCGCGCGCGCTCGGGGTGCCGACGGTGATCGCACGGCTCAATGTGCCGTACGGCGACAACGGGGGCTGGCCGTTCTATCACATGGAGATGATGCGCACCGGCATCCCGATCCCGGTTCCGCCCGGCGGGCCCGCCTATTACAACCCCATCCACCAGGACGACATTCTGGCGATGCTGCCACGCATGCTCGCCGCCGCGTCGGTGCCGGCGACGACGGTCAACTGGTGTGGTGATCAGACGGTGAGTTTGCAGCAGTGGTGCACCTTCATCGGCGAACTGGTCGGCAGCGAGCCGGTGTTCGACGTGAGCGAGCAGGCCCTGCGCGGTGGCCCCACCGACACGACACTGATGCGTGAACTGGTCGGCACCACCGCGGTGGACTGGCGCGACGGTATCCGCCGGATGGTGGCCGCGTTCCACCCGGAGCTGGTGTCCCGCTAG
- a CDS encoding META domain-containing protein, with amino-acid sequence MRLHPAALPITVAALAVAGCSGTAAAEQGDDLDGRTFVSVAVAGEPIPGGGPLTVAFIDGQIRTFAGCNHGSGPVDLADGRIVTQLASTMMACPPPVGDADAWVDRLFQAQPSWTVSGDTLTLHGPATTVTLRDKSVVNPDRPLIDTSWRVDTLLTGQAAMTSVALEAARPGLSLRPDGTVTGWTGCNTFYGRADVTGDTVTFGPLNRSGPACAGEVGDIERSILRVLTGSVTASIDADRLTLTGAEGNGLVLRAE; translated from the coding sequence ATGCGCCTGCACCCCGCCGCCCTGCCCATCACGGTGGCCGCTCTGGCCGTGGCCGGCTGTTCGGGCACCGCCGCGGCGGAGCAGGGCGACGACCTGGACGGCCGGACCTTCGTCTCGGTGGCCGTGGCCGGCGAGCCGATTCCCGGTGGCGGGCCGTTGACCGTGGCCTTCATCGACGGGCAGATCCGCACGTTCGCCGGCTGCAATCACGGGTCCGGTCCCGTCGATCTCGCCGACGGCCGGATCGTCACCCAGCTGGCCAGCACGATGATGGCCTGCCCGCCGCCGGTCGGCGATGCCGACGCCTGGGTGGACCGGTTGTTCCAGGCGCAGCCGTCGTGGACGGTGTCCGGGGACACCCTCACGCTGCACGGCCCGGCGACGACGGTGACGCTGCGGGACAAGTCGGTGGTGAACCCGGACCGTCCGCTGATCGACACCAGTTGGCGGGTGGACACCCTGCTCACCGGGCAGGCGGCCATGACATCGGTGGCGCTGGAAGCGGCGAGGCCCGGGCTGAGCCTGCGCCCTGACGGGACCGTCACCGGCTGGACCGGATGCAACACCTTCTACGGCCGGGCCGACGTCACCGGTGACACCGTGACCTTCGGGCCACTGAACCGCAGCGGCCCGGCGTGTGCCGGTGAGGTCGGCGACATCGAACGGTCGATCCTGCGGGTGCTCACCGGTTCGGTCACGGCGTCGATCGACGCCGACCGCCTGACCCTGACCGGCGCCGAAGGCAACGGATTGGTGCTGCGCGCCGAGTAG
- the dapB gene encoding 4-hydroxy-tetrahydrodipicolinate reductase, whose amino-acid sequence MRVGVLGAKGKVGATMVAAVQDAADLELSAEVDAGDALTTLTDTNTEVVIDFTHPDVVMDNLKFLIDNGIHAVVGTTGFTDERIAQVRAWLDATPGVSVLIAPNFAIGAVLTMHFAKQAARHFESVEVIELHHPHKADAPSGTAARTAKLIAEARKGLPPNPDATSTGLAGARGADVDGIPVHSIRLAGLVAHQEVLFGTTGETLTIRHDSLDRTSFVPGVLLGVRKVAQFPGLTVGIEPLLDL is encoded by the coding sequence ATGCGAGTGGGAGTATTGGGTGCCAAGGGCAAGGTCGGCGCGACCATGGTGGCCGCGGTCCAGGACGCCGCCGACCTGGAACTGTCGGCCGAGGTCGACGCCGGTGACGCCCTGACCACGCTGACCGACACCAACACCGAGGTGGTCATCGACTTCACCCACCCCGATGTGGTGATGGACAATCTGAAGTTCTTGATCGACAACGGTATTCACGCCGTCGTCGGAACCACCGGCTTCACCGACGAGCGCATCGCCCAGGTGCGCGCCTGGCTGGACGCCACACCCGGCGTCTCGGTGCTCATCGCCCCGAACTTCGCCATCGGCGCCGTGCTGACGATGCACTTCGCCAAGCAGGCCGCGCGGCACTTCGAGTCCGTCGAGGTCATCGAACTGCATCACCCGCACAAGGCCGATGCGCCGTCGGGCACCGCCGCGCGCACCGCCAAGCTCATCGCCGAGGCCCGGAAAGGGTTGCCGCCCAACCCCGATGCCACCAGCACCGGACTCGCCGGTGCCCGCGGCGCCGACGTCGACGGCATCCCGGTGCATTCGATCCGGCTGGCCGGGCTGGTCGCCCACCAGGAGGTGCTGTTCGGCACCACCGGTGAGACGCTGACCATCCGGCACGACAGCCTGGATCGCACGTCGTTCGTACCGGGCGTGCTGCTCGGGGTCCGCAAGGTCGCCCAGTTCCCCGGCTTGACCGTCGGCATCGAACCGCTCCTCGATCTCTGA